A portion of the Musa acuminata AAA Group cultivar baxijiao chromosome BXJ1-1, Cavendish_Baxijiao_AAA, whole genome shotgun sequence genome contains these proteins:
- the LOC135677395 gene encoding cytochrome f-like, translating into MQNKNTFSWVKEEMTRSISVSIMIYVITRASISNAYPIFAQQGYENPREATGRIVCANCHLANKPVDIEVPQAVLPDTVFEAVVRIPYDKQLKQVLANGKKGTLNVGAVLILPDGFELAPLDRISPELKEKIGNLSFQSYRPNKRNIIVIGPVPGQKYSEIVFPILSPDPATNKDVHFLKYPIYVGGNRGRGQIYPDGSKSNNTVYNATSAGIVSRIVRKEKGGYEITIVDASDGHQVVDIIPPGPELLVLEGESIKLDQPLTSNPNVGGFGQGDAEIVLQDPLRVQGLLFFLASVILAQVFLVLKKKQFEKVQLYEMNF; encoded by the coding sequence atgcaaaataaaaatactttttcttgggtAAAGGAAGAGATGACTCGATCCATTTCTGTATCGATCATGATATATGTAATAACTCGGGCATCTATTTCAAATGCATATCCCATTTTTGCGCAGCAGGGTTATGAAAACCCGCGAGAAGCAACGGGACGAATTGTATGTGCCAATTGCCATTTAGCTAATAAACCCGTGGATATTGAAGTTCCGCAAGCTGTGCTTCCTGATACTGTATTTGAAGCAGTTGTTCGAATCCCTTATGATAAGCAACTGAAACAAGTTCTTGCTAATGGTAAAAAGGGGACTTTGAATGTGGGGGCTGTTCTCATTTTACCCGACGGATTCGAATTAGCCCCCCTTGATCGTATTTCTCCTGAGTTGAAAGAAAAGATAGGAAATCTGTCTTTTCAGAGTTATCGTCCcaacaaaagaaatattattgtgATAGGTCCTGTTCCCGGTCAGAAATATAGTGAAATCGTCTTTCCCATTCTTTCCCCCGACCCTGCTACGAATAAAGACGTTCACTTCTTAAAATATCCCATATACGTAGGTGGGAACAGAGGAAGGGGTCAGATTTATCCTGATGGTAGCAAAAGTAACAATACAGTCTATAATGCTACATCAGCAGGTATAGTAAGCAGAATAGTACGTAAAGAAAAAGGGGGATATGAAATAACCATAGTTGATGCATCGGATGGACATCAAGTGGTTGATATTATACCTCCAGGACCAGAACTTCTTGTTTTAGAGGGTGAATCCATCAAGCTTGATCAACCATTAACAAGCAATCCCAATGTGGGAGGCTTTGGTCAGGGAGATGCAGAAATAGTGCTTCAAGACCCATTACGGGTCCAaggtcttttgttcttcttggcatctgttattttggcacaagtttttttggttcttaaaaagaaacagtttgaaaaggttcaattgtacgaaatgaatttctag